The Rhipicephalus sanguineus isolate Rsan-2018 chromosome 4, BIME_Rsan_1.4, whole genome shotgun sequence DNA window TGATACGGATGGAAGAAAAGGAACCGGAGCGTGCCAGACAGGCCCTCGAGAGGCTAGAAACGAGGTAAGTGCTGGCGTGACGCTTCTCGAGGCTTGGGCGTCGACATGGGAGACCTAAAGGGGCACTCCCCCCCTCACCCCCTCCAAGCCACACCGGCGTTCTCCCTCCCCCACCGCGACGTAACTCGGGTTAGCactccccaagacaaaatcctgccgacgcccatgtctcAAGGTGCTGGTGTTCCTCGCATCTTTTTAAACAAACTAAGCTTGATATAAACGGGGCCAAAGTACGCCATCTTGGGGAAAAGTTGCGTGGTGTCATGGAAAAGAGTTGCGGAATGAAGTAATCTTTGAAATGACCAATGCTGTAATACTTAAAAAATGTCCGTGTAGTGTCCAGGGACTCGGTTAGGGAACCGTGAGAGGCGTTGGAGACGTTAAGCCATGTCTAGATCGCTGGCATCTATAGAGCTCTTTGTAAGGACCGAGCACTCCTCAGGTTGTCAGAATCCGATGGCGGTGCAAGTGTTCTGGCACTGGGTCTACTGAGGTTGCACATGTGCGTTTGAAAGCTAACAAGTGCTCTCCTGATTTACCAGGCTGCGGTTATCTGAATTCAGTGGTCTCTGGAGACGACCCTACTGTTAATCTTGACCAATATACTACCATAGTGCCACAGGCTACTATAGTGTACTGGAATAATACGATTACAGTGCACTGTCGCTATAGCAGGAGACTGAAAAAATGCCCCTCGGCCAATTGCTTCTTGTCGTTCCAGAATTCGCTCGAAGCTTGGCAAGCCCGATGAAGATGACCCGGAGGTTCAAGTAGCCTACAGAGCGTCTTACATCCTGTGTCGAAAATAACATTCCGGTGGACTATAAAATTTTCGCTCTTGTGCGCGCACATGAAGTTCAAGAAGTGCTATATAATCGAACAAATTAAAATATGCCTGGCGTATACCGTTATATGCAGGGGACCAATAAAGTTCTTGCTCACATTCGTAATTTTTTTAATCTCTCGTAACTTTGACTTCCTTTTCTCACGGCTCGCATCTCACGATGCGAATTATGATTTGAAggtgaagaaaaaagaatgttttcgTTGACTAGAAACGCTCAGGTATTAACGTTCGGTATTGAACTGTGCGGTGGTTCTTGAGGATCTCCGGATTATTTTTGGACCACCTTCAACGTGTACAGAAAATACGTCTTTTGTACTAGAGCCAGAATGGAGCCGCGGCGTCCggcattcgaacctgcgacctcatGCTCAGTAGCACAACGCTGTAGTCCCTGTGTCTTCTCTGTGCCACTGTATGCTTTAAGGTAGCCCTCGTACaatcaggaaaaaaaagagaagcaaggTAGCTCTCGGATGTGCAAATGTcacaatatcatcatcattgagGTGTTAAACTTTCAATTCTGAACAGCTCGCCTGcataaaataaaggaaataaatgcGTGTCTGATGGTAGGATCGAATCAGAGTCGTAGCGATTCAATGTTAATTAATGCTGATTGTCATACAACAATGCCATGATTAAAGATTGGCTCTAAGAAAGCTAACAAGTGGACGAACTGGGATGTTCGATGCCACAAGAATACattttaggcaaatccatgtacttcCACTCGTTCCCATTCCCACTGGGGGCTTCGGACACACACGGGGAAGGGGGTACTCAGCCTCGCCTTTCTTGACCCGTCAGCTTCCGTTATCTTTATGCAGAACAGACCCATGAAGTATCGGCACTGTGTGATGGCTGCGTAAAGGAACGGCACCGGGTTAAATCACAAGAATGCCTGCCGAGATTACACACACCGCCCTCCCTCCCAACGAAGAACACTTCCAAAGCCTCTGGCTCCCCTGCTGGTTGAAGTACAACTGCATAAAAACGGTAACGCCGCATTTCCGGAACATTGGAGTATTTACTCGCAAACTCAGCGGGTTCTGCGTATACAACAGCAGCAGCCAGTACAATAACGCTCAAGCTCCAGAGCGACCAGAGAAAGTATGTGACCgtcatacaattttttttttattccgaaaACACCCTGCGCAGTTCATTGAATACAGAGCGGTTAGCTCACCGAGCCACCACAGATGCAGGGCACTGCGTGGGCAGCTACAGAGGCCACATTCTTGACGGACGCCTCGCATACACGATGATGTTTAGCGCCACCACGTCACAGGGTCCGCCATTGTGTCACACAGTGCGTCACACAGTTCGTCACACAGTGCGTCATACAATGCATTACTTCAGTGCCGGCCGCTGCACCGCCTAATAAATTACTCATTTTGCGTTTCCGCTGCAGCTTGGTTCCGCTTCTTAACTCTGTCGTTCAAATCCTTCAGTCGCTTCAGCAGTGTTTCGTACTGGTACACTCCCTTGACGTGAAGGAATCGGTCGCGCAGTTGGGTTCCGGTCAATTTTATCCGATCCGTGGCCATCTTCTCGTACTTCGCGTACGACTCCGAGAAAGTCTTGAGGACCTGGTCTCTCAGAACCGGCGGAAGCGGCGAAGTGCCTTCGAGGCACGCCTCGACCGTGTCGCATACGGCCACCCTCAAGGTCTCGTGCTGCAGGAAGGAATTGTAGTTGTCCTCGTAGCCGAGAAACTTGCTAATCGGCGATAAGAACGACGCTCCGGGCTCGTTCTCGAAAGGATTCTCGTTGAGCAGTGACTGGATGGATACGAGCACGCTCTCGATGGTCTGCGCCGGGTTCCACTGCGGTCCGAACCAGGTCCCGAGGATGCTGAGGCAGACCTTGCCATTCGCGTAGAGGTTCGGGTTGAACTCGAGGCGTCCGGCGTCGGTGGTCATGATGCGCACCCTGGGCGGAATCGTGGGATATGTGGAGGGGCACTTCAAGACGAAGTAGAAGAGCCCACCTTCGTAAGGCGTGTCAGAGGGGCCCACAACAAGGGCGTGGATCTTGGTCACGTTGTCTTCCTGAGGAAAGATGAAGATACCGTAAGGCGGTCGGACACTGAATTCAGCTATATCCCTCTTGACGCGCAGTAGGCACTGCGGAGACGGCTCTTCGTTCTCTATTGCGAGCGGGTCCCAAGAATTTGGAAGTGCGGCGGCCATGGCTGCCTCCTGCGTCTTGCAAGCACTGGCCTGCACCCAGATGGCCGGCGCGCGCATCAACGGTAGAGGATGGAGCCCGAGACTGTGCCCTGATCGTATATGAAGTGAAGTGAACATATACAGCGCGGCTGGCACAGAGAAACCGGAAGACAGTAACGTCGGTTGTGTTGAAACGCTTTCAAAGAAAGGGCAAGTTTAGAGTACAAGATACCGCCCGGTTATTGGCCCACCCCCATTTGTGGGTAAGTGGAATCAGGAAGAGGATAACCATAATAACTATCATCATCGTTCTCCTCCGGAAGTAGCGTCAGGATCTTTCGTACTCCATACGCTTCTCGTTTCTTTTCCCAGTACGAATGGATCGCACCCACTATGTCTAATGGTGGTTCTTGTCTCCCCTTTCGGGCGCATGGACGCAGAGAGTGTGAAAGCCAGGGGAAAGCGGCGCCAATTGTTCTTGCTGTAGTTATGCGACAGCCAGATCCGATTTGGTGACCGAACGCGGCCGCGTTCACTTTTGCCATTTAACATGCTTGGTCAACGACCCCAGCTAGAGAAGGTGCCACGAAGGCGTTGCGCTTTATGCTGAGAAGCCGGAACGATTTGTCCAGTTTAGATTACAGGGCCCTGCAAGGCCGATTTTTTGATTTCCGATCTTGCGGAACCCAAGAAGCCGCGCATGTTAGGTTTTCAGGTGCAGTTAAGAAACCCCTGCGTGGCGCAGAAATTTTAAATGTACGTGCACCTTTCTTTTCGCGGgaggtactcgactgctgacccgcaggtcgcgggcgCAGAGCTTCGCGAGTGCGTCAAACGCAACATCGCATTGGCGTGCGTAGTGTTCGCCATTAGGGTGGCTACGTTTCATCCCTCCACCAGCACTTAGGTGTGAGGGGGACGGGCACCTTGCcagcgtgcacgcacgcacgcacgcacgcacgcacgcacacacacacacacacacacacacacacacacacacacacacacacacacacacacacacacacacacacacacacacacaaacacacacacacacacacacacacacacacacacacacaagcagcgCATGTGGATTGGCTCTCGCCCTCCCTCCTTCAGCAAAGTTTGACCCTCATTATGCAGATTTTCTCCACCTATAACCTCATATTTCCAAAGAAAGTCTCCCCAGGTGAAGCTGCGGAGCGGTGGACGGACGCGCTGCGCAGCTCGAACTGCAAAGCTacgggccatccagcaagcccgtgagacGGCGAGGCGACAGTCTCCGGAcatcctcgggggcggcctaggcccaggccacaaGTTGCCGGAGTTCGCAGTAATGTTACCGCCACCACCAACATTCCGCAGATTCCCACGGCGTATCCTCTCGCGTATGTGCGCGTACACTCGGGCCTTCAGATGCAGCCCGATCTTTCAACAATAAGCGCTGTATTTATTAATTCGTTCTGTGCATTTTTAATTGGCAGGTATACCAGGTTTACCAGACCGCCTTATTGGCGGCACCATCCACCGGATACGCGCGGCTGCTGCCAGCACTGTAGTTCCTTGCAGTGGTTCCAGACTGCTGGCACCAGCTGTATCACTTTTCAATGCCCGCTTCTGGCTTAAGCCTTCGCTTCTGCTGGTAGCAGCGGGCGATGGCGTGGCGCAACGCTGCTCACTTCGTGGACGTGCGGCGTGCTGGTTTAGCGGCTACTTCCGGGACCGTCCGCGCTGCCCCTGCAGGTAGCGCCGAGATTGCCGCGACGGAGGGAGTTCGCTCGCTCTCTGTAACGCCAGCACTGTCGGTGCCTCCCGTGCCCTTGCTTGGCTTCCGTGAGTACACCTTGTCCCTGTGCCCGCTCTTCGTGCGCTCGCACTCTCCGTCCACGGCGGCCTTGATTCTCCCGTCGCTCCCCTGCATCGTAACAAACAGTATGACTCGCCATCCCGATCCCGCGACGGTGGGTGTTCAGCAAGGCTGAGGAAAACCAACGCTGCAACCGCTGAGAGGAGTATATATTCTTTACAAATGCGGAACTGTTGCATGATCCACGAAGCGAAACATTTGACGTTAACATCCGAAAGTGCCAAAACCCTTGACCAAATGGTGACGTCCGACATGGCGATCACGTGACCACATCGAAGATCGCGTGGAGGCATCGCGTCAAACGTAACGTGATAATGTCGACTGGTGACGTCGTGTGATGCGATTTGGAGTAGCAGCAGACTAGGCGCTCCCCGGTTCCTTGCACTGTCTTCGGGATCGGCTCACATTTTTGTGTGAGCACGACGCCGTGAAAAAATCGCGACCAGTAACTATAGAGACTAGCAGCTTCAATGTAAACTTATGCTGCGAGACACTACGGACACGACCATCGTGTTTCGACGCAGCGCAGACGTTAACAAGGACGACCACAAAGAcatagtcgtgagcaatatgagatggAACACTGAAATGACCTTTTAAAGACTATTGCGGCTAAATGCAGTTGGCATATTCAAGTGTTCATGAAACTAAATGCTCAAGTGGAAAGGTATCTCTGGCAATTAAATATGTCACACTCTTATCAGTACAAACAATCGTTGATAAACATGAACTCGGTGTTCCAGTTCATATTGCTCCCGATagtacaaaaacttggaggacgcttgagcttcgccttcaagagtagattGCGATAACGCAATCGGTTCCttgcgtatcgccttctcaaatgctagcctggcttcggttctcggtgcatgcatcaaccgtatctcaaggaaacgaacgtctgtgcgcgtaacactggccgtttcaagctatccgaGATTGCATACTGCAAgcgccaggttttttttttttactaaggtaataggcgggggggggggggggagcagggagGTGGGGAACTTATGAGTTGTGTTTTGATTGTTTGCTCTTAGGGAAGCAATGGGGGGAAGGGACGTCTGACCCCCGTGGCCCCTCGATGCTGACGCCGTTCCTGCGCCACAGACATGTCCGCCTGCAGAATGTTTACGTAAATCTTGCGTATGGGAGCGCAGGAGCGGTTCAGAAGAAAGTGCTCAGGACAGCAAAGCGCCTTTGCTGTCCTGTGCACTTCCTTCTGAACCGCTTCTACGCAAGATGCTGAACCAATTGGCCCAACAACTCACTATTTTGAGGCACTATTTTCATACGTACGCCGTTGCCTTTGTCGTTGACCTTGTCGTTGCTCTTGTCGTTGGCCTTGTCGTTGCCCTTGTCGACAGCTAGGGCCTCCCTTGCCACTAGGGCTTCGTTGGTTCCTAAGCCGACAGTGACGTCTACATGTCGTGTGCCAGCGGACCGCGCGTCGCTGAAGCAATGGAACACGTCGTAGCGGAGTGACAGCCAGCGGTGTTCAAAAGCCACGGTCACGAGCAGGGAGGCTGCGATTAACGTGGTCATACTGAGAGTCATGCATGCCAGCCCGTAAGGAAACCGGTGCCTCCAGTCGCTCTCGTACGAGGCCGTGTGCGCCGATGCGGTCAGGGCGAAGGACGGCTCCCCAATGAGCCACCGGGAAATTGCTCCCAGGAAGAAGGCTGCGTATTAGGAAGAGGAGCAAGAGAAAGACCGCTGCAGTCTAACCTTAGCCTTACTAAAACGAGTGTTCAAGATCACGCGTTCACGTAAGTGTGAAGAAAACTTCTATGTAGCGACGCGAACCAAACGTCTCAAAGCGGCTTCtatcgaggacgcgggttcgaataccggcCTCGACGGCATTCCGGCCTGTGTAACTTAGAGTGTCCCACTATCGCATACCTCAGAATCATATCgaagttttgggacgttaaacctgcTTCTGGTTTTCAAAGAAACTTCGGAAGACCCAGAAGGACCTGCGTAATACGCGAAGTGTGACGCATTTtgttatagaaaaaaaaagaagttaaagcCAGTTAGACGCCTGTGTAATCTGAGTAAACCGTGGAGCTGGTAAGCAAGCGCCACCAcatggcgaacgcagattgagttcttcactatcttgtttctttcatctttgtttctttatctctttctatattgccctatctcttccttccccctcctcctaaccctcacatcattCCTCCTTACCCTCTCTTttcttcccaccccttgctatcctatactgcacatggctatgctatggtttaccctctcacatcctcatttccctcctcctcacccttgcaTCAGTattcaccttcacttccctttcccatcccctaattgctatactgtactatgcatggctatgttcTGCTAGGAGCTGTTTGGCACATATACCCGcttgctgtggcgcatacccgccgagttttcggTGGTCGCCCACGGAATTTTgccaagcttaaagggacactaaagagcaaaacgatttttctcgtattagtaaactactctttcacgataccaaaaacaccacgcttgctgcgagaagacgcttagtaagcgagaaaacgcgcaaaaagaaaatgtgggtggcgacgccaccttggtttccgcaccattcgccgtgacatcaaatattttgacggcgccttctagatcctgcgtagttcctaatcggtaaaaatgaagtacattgtcctcttagggggtcatagacttaacataccaagtttgaggaaattttgttgagcgaatggccccaaaatacgataaatacactttgaaatccgtgacgtcacgcgcggagatttcggcgcgatatttTTAACTTTTAACTTGGTTTTCTCGTCTATTAatgaacctatggtggtgaaattaacgacattagagttctcatagTAAAGTTTACCAATCTAAACCAGTtgattgtttccctttagtgtccctttaaacagctaGCTCTGCTGTTTAAAAATAAGTGCAGACGTGTAGCTTTCTTAAGGTCGGCGGTTTCATTCGCTCCGCACAGTGCTTTCAAAGTGGCATACAACTGCGACATGCCTCAGCGAAAACACACACAACAGCTCCTGTTCAACCATGCGATAACACAGGCGGTCAAATGTTTCACGAACACCGTACGCGACGCGATAATGGCGAACTTCGCGGTTCCCTCACCGCTGACGGAGCCGTAGGCGTTGGTGTGCTTGATGTAGAAGACGCACACCAGCTGCGGGAAGAGTAACACGTACACCACGTCCGAGCAGAGGATCCACAGGTTGAATACAGACTTCACCGACAGCGCCAGGTAGGTGGCCGACGCGCCGATCGCGCATACCGTCAGGCGCAGCGTCAGCGCCACTTCTTTCTCGGATGCCTACACGCGCGAATATTAGCGCTGCTTCGTCATTATCAGCGTCGCAGAACACCGAGTTACAGAATGCTCTTTCAAGTCCGTTTTTACGGCGTAGCTGTGTGTAGCTAGGACGTGGCAAATGACCGTGAGTACGCAGAAACTATaatgctagcatacgctaccttGAAGGGTCTCCGCGCTTTCGCTAGTTTCTtttcaggttttgtcagcatatatagCGAGGGATGacacccgccgcagcatgaatcgctacacACTAAATCCTTTAGGTGTTCTTAATGTCCGttaagctaacgtcaccaaatgcaaagtttgaagcatgcatctcttaaatgtggtgatagagaaatcaaaagctaTACAGTAGACACTTCGATAGacgcagtcataggcgtgcgcagggttccctatcaggggaggcgaaggttcatcgcagcgccccccccccctactatgtcaacgtatggggcagattttgccccccacCCCTtgttaggtgactagggggggccctaaccctacccccccccccccttgcgcacgcctgtgaTCGCAGCTactgataaacaccggggccgcatgTTTCCGATTCCCTCGTTGACCATCTGTGCGgagttttttttaaaataattgaTGGTTCCATAATTAACGCAAAATTTTGCTGCTATGTTGTCGTAGCTAAATACAGAGTGCAGCAGTAACAGAGACCATACTTTGCCACGTATAATCTGCCCCTCCATATAACACGCACCTCCAACTACAAAGCGTGgaaaaatatatattaaaaaaaaatcacagcatatccacggggtgaatgatgatgagtggggcgaagctacggagggaatcatctgtaaaccgtgaaactcttccgtgaaatgcgcccagtacataatataaagagtgtgaaacatcgtgtgtatattaaacatcaaacttttattgtactgttggtttacgtggtcccttcattatcacttgtgatcggtgaaatgcaaggaagaagtccgctcccgagcgaaagagcgccaagagcgaccgcattccccgctcgccctgtgcgaattaaagagaaggctagagggaagacaggacgcgcgttccacgacgcgaggtcggtagcatgcccaacgaaagccaacggaacgcgatcgtgcaagtgctccagcttcgcatcgcctcatggttccatttagcgtcccaaaaccaaacatattgctcaaggtgtgccttgcgtttttcgtagaaataatttctttatcatgtacattaagacgaaaagttgaaagctcactagagtgtatcgcccgcaaatatgtcttttagtgtgatttaactctcgtacggcagggtcctcgcgccgttgccggtccacctcgcccgttgacgatcgggcgaggtggctaaatacaactactactactacactttaagaaaaacatctggcgttctttcgttctgcttttacaaaacatctggcgtctttcgttggtttatttcatcaatcaacggcgttttgaacaaaatttttattgtttaatcacgcacaggagaaatctcaccaggcactaccttggaggtaaacaatggctgctaatggcagtgagagacagaagaagtcggcttttagctaacacttacacttctatttctactaacgtttcctactggaacatgccaatggctgctaatggggaatgagagacagaagaattcggcttttagttaacgcgcacgctgcgaattttttattgttcaacaacgcacaggagaaatctcccaccggcaccaccttggaggtcaaagcgtaagacttgttactcactactacgatcacgacgactacgagggacgaacgggtgccgccttaaggagcttcgcccctaaaaaagcgcgTATTGTTGTGAAGCCGTCTTTCTTGCATTATCGTGAAGcggtgccgtgaagccaacttgcgcaccaaaaCTCGCACCGCTAAGCTAGCTccgaattttctgtatattttgtgcgcgttatacacgagaaaatacggTTAAGGAACCAGTTTTTGTCGCGTTAATTCGATACGATTAAGAGAACGGTATAGACGTGATGGAATCAGATGCTGTCGTACGAGTGACGgatctatattgtcacgtggtcgtgacgtcgacgaacacagcagtcggcgtttgtaggatgaaactgtttatttggccgaacttgtggccggaaaatgagaactagaactacagcaatgcacgctgtacaatgatagcggcgaacagggcgtcgtccgtcgatcaactgacaagcggtgaagcgcgtcggcatttaaacatgtgccgtcgaatattccagcgttatcgctggctgtcgtgcaaattctagaataagctcgagtatgcgcgtcttgcgcgcaatcttaacaaaacgatctacaatgatcgcgaaggttctcgagcaacgaggcgcggttcgcgctgagcgttgctgacagtctttgtggccga harbors:
- the LOC119391139 gene encoding ubiquitin-conjugating enzyme E2 Z; this translates as MAAALPNSWDPLAIENEEPSPQCLLRVKRDIAEFSVRPPYGIFIFPQEDNVTKIHALVVGPSDTPYEGGLFYFVLKCPSTYPTIPPRVRIMTTDAGRLEFNPNLYANGKVCLSILGTWFGPQWNPAQTIESVLVSIQSLLNENPFENEPGASFLSPISKFLGYEDNYNSFLQHETLRVAVCDTVEACLEGTSPLPPVLRDQVLKTFSESYAKYEKMATDRIKLTGTQLRDRFLHVKGVYQYETLLKRLKDLNDRVKKRNQAAAETQNE
- the LOC119389775 gene encoding uncharacterized protein LOC119389775, translated to MRKTRAVTMLDPLQRHYGRWMGVLLCLPAVCAEIFWTATMLAALGDAAGTIMQVNSAYFVVILASIILFYTALGGYYSVSYTDVFQITSTAVFLWICVPYAAKSSAVNTLRPPHNDWVGHIPSRDIMRIVDGFLVTALGGIPWQVYFQRVLGSDSDFTAKMLSYAAAIGCLFLALPPAILGGMAKTTTFFLGAISRWLIGEPSFALTASAHTASYESDWRHRFPYGLACMTLSMTTLIAASLLVTVAFEHRWLSLRYDVFHCFSDARSAGTRHVDVTVGLGTNEALVAREALAVDKGNDKANDKSNDKVNDKGNGGSDGRIKAAVDGECERTKSGHRDKVYSRKPSKGTGGTDSAGVTESERTPSVAAISALPAGAARTVPEVAAKPARRTSTK